One window of Cohnella hashimotonis genomic DNA carries:
- a CDS encoding Gfo/Idh/MocA family protein, with protein sequence MGNSNKVRIGLIGAGNIGNVHLQEFGKLAEICEIVAITDTYLPLAEARAQQYGIESVAPTPQALIERLDIDAVIVAVPNQSHASLTISALEHGKHVLVEKPMGLDSAAAKDIVRAQQKSGKTVMVAHQMRWEWLPQLVKSQIDRGELGHIYTAKTGWYRRKGIPGWGTWFTQHGQSGGGPLIDIGVHMLDLAFYLMGEPKPVSVYGSTYAEFGPRKKGIGSWGKPDWNGIYDVEDLATAIIKMEDGSSLTLEVSWAVHMDTDSTPFVHLMGSEGGAFLKGNEGKFLTERFDQPVDIPLIAPIEDEGARVKLSRHFIDCVVTGQTPITSAETGLRSNLIIDAIYESSRTGGEVKLDWSL encoded by the coding sequence ATGGGAAATTCGAATAAAGTCCGCATCGGCTTGATCGGCGCCGGCAACATTGGCAACGTTCACCTTCAGGAGTTCGGCAAGCTGGCGGAGATCTGCGAGATCGTCGCCATTACGGATACGTATCTTCCGCTTGCGGAAGCCAGGGCGCAGCAGTACGGCATCGAGTCCGTCGCCCCGACGCCGCAGGCGCTTATCGAGCGTCTCGATATCGATGCGGTTATCGTGGCGGTGCCTAACCAGAGTCACGCGTCGCTGACGATCAGCGCACTCGAGCACGGCAAGCACGTGCTGGTCGAGAAGCCGATGGGTCTGGACTCGGCGGCGGCCAAGGACATCGTACGGGCGCAGCAGAAGAGCGGCAAGACCGTCATGGTCGCTCACCAGATGCGCTGGGAGTGGCTCCCGCAGCTCGTGAAGTCGCAGATCGATCGCGGCGAGCTGGGACATATCTACACGGCGAAGACCGGCTGGTACCGGCGCAAAGGCATACCGGGATGGGGCACCTGGTTCACGCAGCACGGGCAATCCGGCGGCGGACCGCTGATCGACATCGGCGTGCACATGCTCGATTTGGCTTTTTACCTGATGGGCGAGCCGAAGCCGGTGTCTGTATACGGCTCGACGTATGCCGAGTTCGGCCCCCGCAAGAAAGGGATCGGGAGCTGGGGCAAGCCGGATTGGAACGGCATTTACGACGTCGAAGATCTGGCGACGGCGATCATCAAGATGGAGGACGGCTCGTCCCTCACGCTGGAGGTCAGCTGGGCGGTCCATATGGACACCGACAGCACGCCGTTCGTCCATCTGATGGGCTCCGAGGGCGGCGCCTTCCTCAAGGGCAACGAAGGAAAGTTTCTAACGGAGCGCTTCGACCAGCCCGTCGACATCCCGCTCATCGCTCCGATCGAGGACGAGGGAGCCCGCGTCAAGCTGAGCCGTCACTTCATCGACTGCGTTGTCACCGGACAGACGCCGATCACTTCGGCAGAGACCGGTCTCCGCAGCAATCTGATCATCGACGCGATTTACGAATCGTCGCGCACGGGCGGCGAAGTCAAGCTCGACTGGTCGCTGTAA
- a CDS encoding GNAT family N-acetyltransferase, producing the protein MHDDIRVIETKALNAWPALQQMSHDGWLLRQSKGYTKRSNSVQPLRTDPGADLRAMVGYCEDAYHRAGLPTIFKITPLCEPCGLDGRLEEYGYAAADRSQVLTRPLEETLDEASVEGLRVDAGLTEEWMAAAAAILSLKPEQRGTSSAMLADSPLRRAFFLLRSKDTPVGIGIGVVDGGYLGLFDIATSSAYRNRGFGERLVRQILRWGQAHGAHTSYLQVVAGNLPAQRLYAKLGYRRLYDYWYRVRWP; encoded by the coding sequence TTGCACGATGACATCCGCGTCATAGAGACCAAAGCGCTGAACGCCTGGCCCGCCCTGCAGCAGATGTCGCATGACGGCTGGCTGCTCAGGCAGTCGAAGGGCTACACGAAGCGTTCCAATTCCGTGCAGCCGCTGCGGACCGATCCCGGCGCGGACCTCCGCGCGATGGTCGGCTACTGCGAGGATGCGTATCATCGCGCGGGTCTGCCGACGATATTCAAGATTACGCCGCTGTGCGAGCCATGCGGGCTCGACGGTCGCCTGGAAGAATACGGATACGCTGCGGCAGATCGCTCCCAGGTTCTGACCAGACCGCTTGAGGAGACCCTCGACGAGGCTTCCGTGGAAGGGCTGCGTGTCGACGCCGGCCTGACGGAGGAGTGGATGGCCGCCGCCGCCGCGATACTGTCGCTCAAGCCGGAGCAACGGGGGACCTCGTCCGCCATGCTCGCGGACAGTCCGCTCCGCAGAGCTTTTTTCCTCCTACGCTCGAAAGATACTCCCGTCGGGATCGGAATCGGCGTCGTCGACGGCGGATATCTGGGGCTGTTCGATATCGCCACGTCGTCCGCCTATCGGAACCGCGGATTCGGCGAGCGGCTCGTCAGGCAAATCCTGCGCTGGGGCCAAGCGCACGGCGCGCACACGAGCTACCTTCAAGTCGTGGCCGGCAACCTGCCCGCGCAGCGCCTGTATGCCAAGCTTGGCTATCGGAGACTTTACGATTATTGGTATCGCGTGCGATGGCCGTGA
- the folE gene encoding GTP cyclohydrolase I FolE: MAGLKDYLNTNVTRNREQVEYHVREILKLIGEDVEREGLLDTPARVTRMYEEIFGGYAIDPRDALGVTFDEQHEELVIVKDIVYYSQCEHHMAPFFGKAHIGYIPSGKIAGLSKLARLVEAVTRRLQVQERITSQIADILDDVLKPNGVMVVVEGEHLCMCSRGVKKYGSKTVTSAVRGQFRGSSALRSEFLSLLKE; encoded by the coding sequence ATGGCCGGTCTGAAGGACTATCTGAATACGAACGTCACGCGCAACCGCGAGCAGGTAGAATATCACGTGCGCGAGATTCTCAAGCTGATTGGCGAAGACGTAGAGCGCGAAGGCCTGCTGGACACGCCCGCTCGCGTCACGCGCATGTACGAGGAGATTTTCGGCGGGTATGCGATCGATCCGCGCGACGCGCTTGGGGTCACGTTCGACGAGCAGCACGAGGAGCTCGTCATCGTCAAGGATATCGTGTATTACAGCCAGTGCGAGCACCATATGGCGCCGTTTTTCGGCAAGGCGCACATCGGCTACATTCCGAGCGGCAAGATCGCGGGCCTCAGCAAGCTGGCGCGGCTAGTCGAAGCCGTGACGCGCAGGCTGCAAGTCCAGGAGCGGATCACCTCGCAGATCGCCGACATCCTGGACGACGTGCTGAAGCCTAACGGCGTCATGGTCGTCGTCGAAGGGGAGCATCTGTGCATGTGCTCGCGCGGCGTGAAAAAGTACGGAAGCAAGACCGTCACTTCGGCCGTGCGGGGGCAGTTCCGGGGCAGCTCTGCGCTTCGCTCGGAGTTCCTCTCTCTGTTAAAAGAATAA
- a CDS encoding YneF family protein, with translation MSFWDILIPVLTLIVGLVLGFLGGVFYLRSQMTKMQNNPDMLAKMAKQMGYNMNKQQLQKAQQMMKNQNQNQNFKPRR, from the coding sequence ATGAGCTTTTGGGATATTCTGATTCCGGTTCTGACGTTGATCGTCGGACTTGTGCTGGGCTTCCTCGGCGGCGTATTCTATCTGCGCAGCCAGATGACGAAGATGCAGAACAATCCGGACATGCTGGCCAAGATGGCCAAGCAGATGGGTTACAATATGAACAAGCAGCAGCTTCAGAAGGCGCAGCAAATGATGAAAAACCAAAATCAGAACCAGAACTTTAAGCCCCGCAGATAA
- a CDS encoding HD-GYP domain-containing protein — protein MKLVDIDNLEPGQLLGKTLFSENGTVLLSAGVQLTVFMISTLRRLGVPMVYISEPGAQEIQPDEVLSEQTKQAVIAQMSDTFNALRSGKEFSARAISLSVDQLMEDVLRNQNVLIQLSDIRTADNAHYLHSMNVCMMATMVGVNMGLNMLQLKELAIGALLHDIGKLGATGAEEGRSHHAWRGFELLKLKREYSLLTAHVAFQHHEAPDGSGQPRGITGEEIHIYAKITAVANMYDNFVHGTAELPRLQPHEAIERLHALSDTTLDRDTLIEFLKIVSVYPNGVSVRLSNRLIGIVVAQHRGLPGRPIVRVIAREGESSAARELDLAKLPTLFIEGVIN, from the coding sequence ATGAAGCTGGTTGACATCGACAATCTCGAACCGGGGCAACTGCTCGGGAAGACGCTCTTTTCGGAAAACGGTACGGTGCTGCTGTCGGCGGGCGTGCAGCTGACCGTGTTCATGATCAGCACGCTTCGCAGGCTCGGGGTGCCGATGGTCTATATCTCGGAGCCGGGCGCCCAGGAGATCCAGCCGGACGAGGTGCTGTCCGAGCAGACCAAGCAGGCGGTCATCGCGCAGATGTCCGACACCTTCAACGCGCTGCGCTCCGGCAAGGAATTCAGCGCGAGGGCGATCAGCCTGTCCGTCGATCAACTGATGGAGGATGTGCTGCGCAACCAGAACGTGCTCATCCAGCTCTCCGACATCCGCACCGCGGACAACGCGCATTACTTGCACAGCATGAACGTCTGCATGATGGCGACGATGGTCGGCGTCAACATGGGGCTGAATATGCTGCAGCTGAAGGAGCTGGCGATCGGGGCGCTGCTGCACGACATCGGCAAGCTGGGGGCGACCGGCGCAGAGGAAGGGCGCTCGCATCACGCTTGGCGGGGCTTCGAGCTGCTCAAGCTGAAGCGCGAATACAGCCTGCTAACCGCCCACGTCGCTTTCCAGCATCACGAGGCTCCGGACGGAAGCGGCCAGCCCAGAGGCATAACCGGCGAAGAGATCCATATTTACGCCAAGATCACCGCAGTCGCCAATATGTACGACAACTTCGTGCACGGCACGGCGGAGCTTCCCAGATTGCAGCCGCACGAGGCGATCGAGCGTCTTCACGCGCTCTCCGACACGACGCTCGACCGCGATACGCTTATCGAATTTTTGAAAATCGTGTCCGTCTACCCGAATGGCGTCTCGGTAAGGCTGTCCAACCGGCTGATCGGCATCGTCGTGGCCCAGCACAGAGGGCTGCCGGGCAGGCCGATCGTACGCGTCATCGCCCGGGAGGGCGAGTCCTCCGCCGCGCGCGAGCTCGATCTGGCGAAGCTGCCGACGCTGTTCATCGAAGGCGTCATCAATTGA
- a CDS encoding PQQ-binding-like beta-propeller repeat protein has protein sequence MNLRWRQKGWLGLAACLAAVGGIEGGAAAAVPSVEIVKPVAPIELPGVVIPDIVIKPVKGADVSLVWSWMSDGGSIADPSGPATAAADGTVYLTYNAVSIFGDALGKAIAFGYDGKPKWSADLPAPLLGPAVAAPDGTLYASVGTAGGDGAIVAVGADGKRKWSSAGRGGAKAKLVLGTDGTVYATEGDGTLSAIRPEDGSEKWRLGALFAGTPRIAIAPDGTLYVAGGGDTLASVTPDGRTRWIYRATRTIKAGPAVGPDGSVYIATDDRKVHAVTPAGSLQWRFALVGNPVSLAAAADGTLYAAAADPALYAVAPDGKGKWKAAVTAASADIAVGKDGMVYMLADDGRASAFDPADGHMRWRYGLGTPNGVVAPGVGRDGTVYAVATQGVKLGVYALRIKASSIVLNKTKQSLAMGGTTRLSAIVSPVDATNKQVAWTSSNAAIAAVDDEGNVKGVSPGTAIVAARSDDGGLIADCEVTVMAVAGGGTGGNGSGAWPGSGSGAGSDAGSSSNPSFSDTKDHWASKEIERAFAMKIVKGYPDGTFRPEGGVTRAEFAVMLMNALQNGTAGQALAFEDRSRIPAWAAAAISRAVALGIVGGYPDGTFRPAANVNHAEMAAMTFKASGLPPAAEAATAYEDDADIPDWARGAVSAAEKSGIIVVGGRTDGDFAPGAFATRAEAAAWIVRMLDAAGRK, from the coding sequence ATGAACTTGCGTTGGCGGCAAAAAGGCTGGTTGGGACTCGCAGCTTGTCTCGCCGCGGTCGGGGGAATCGAAGGAGGGGCTGCCGCGGCCGTCCCGTCAGTCGAGATCGTGAAGCCGGTCGCGCCGATCGAACTGCCCGGCGTCGTCATCCCGGATATCGTCATCAAGCCGGTCAAGGGGGCCGACGTCAGCCTGGTCTGGTCCTGGATGTCGGACGGCGGCTCGATCGCCGATCCGAGCGGTCCGGCGACAGCGGCAGCCGACGGCACGGTTTACTTGACGTATAATGCGGTGTCCATCTTCGGCGACGCACTCGGCAAAGCGATCGCGTTCGGATACGACGGCAAGCCGAAGTGGAGCGCGGACTTGCCGGCGCCGCTTCTCGGCCCGGCCGTCGCGGCACCGGACGGCACGCTTTACGCGAGCGTCGGCACCGCCGGCGGCGACGGCGCGATCGTAGCCGTCGGCGCGGACGGGAAGCGCAAATGGTCGTCCGCGGGGCGGGGCGGCGCCAAGGCGAAGCTCGTGCTTGGCACCGATGGCACCGTGTACGCCACGGAAGGCGACGGGACGCTGAGCGCCATTCGGCCGGAAGACGGATCGGAAAAGTGGCGGCTCGGTGCGCTGTTCGCGGGCACGCCCCGGATCGCGATCGCTCCGGACGGTACGCTCTACGTTGCCGGCGGCGGCGATACGCTCGCCTCCGTGACGCCTGACGGCCGTACAAGATGGATATACCGGGCGACTCGAACGATCAAGGCCGGACCCGCGGTCGGCCCCGACGGCTCGGTCTACATCGCGACGGACGACCGCAAGGTGCACGCGGTTACGCCTGCGGGCTCGCTGCAGTGGCGGTTCGCGCTCGTCGGCAATCCGGTATCTCTCGCGGCCGCGGCAGACGGGACGCTATATGCCGCCGCGGCCGACCCGGCGCTCTACGCCGTAGCGCCCGACGGCAAGGGAAAGTGGAAGGCTGCCGTCACGGCCGCATCGGCCGACATTGCCGTCGGCAAGGACGGAATGGTCTACATGCTGGCCGACGACGGGCGCGCGAGCGCGTTCGATCCCGCGGACGGGCATATGCGGTGGCGGTACGGCCTCGGCACGCCCAACGGCGTCGTCGCGCCGGGCGTCGGGCGGGACGGCACGGTCTATGCGGTCGCCACGCAGGGCGTCAAGCTCGGCGTTTACGCGCTGCGGATCAAGGCCTCGAGCATCGTCTTGAACAAGACGAAGCAGTCCTTGGCGATGGGCGGCACGACGCGCCTGTCCGCGATCGTGTCGCCGGTCGACGCGACGAACAAGCAGGTGGCCTGGACGAGCAGCAATGCGGCGATCGCCGCTGTGGACGACGAAGGCAACGTCAAGGGCGTGTCGCCGGGAACGGCAATCGTCGCGGCTCGCAGCGACGACGGCGGCTTGATCGCGGACTGCGAAGTAACGGTTATGGCGGTGGCTGGCGGCGGGACCGGCGGCAACGGATCGGGCGCGTGGCCGGGCAGCGGTTCAGGCGCGGGTTCGGATGCCGGGTCGTCGTCCAATCCATCGTTTTCCGATACGAAGGATCATTGGGCAAGCAAAGAAATTGAGCGGGCCTTTGCCATGAAAATCGTAAAAGGCTACCCGGACGGCACCTTCCGTCCAGAGGGTGGCGTCACGAGAGCGGAGTTCGCCGTCATGCTCATGAACGCCTTGCAGAACGGAACGGCCGGTCAGGCGCTGGCTTTCGAGGATCGAAGCCGGATTCCGGCCTGGGCAGCCGCGGCGATCTCGCGGGCGGTCGCGCTCGGCATCGTCGGCGGATATCCGGACGGGACGTTCCGACCCGCGGCCAACGTCAACCACGCCGAGATGGCGGCGATGACGTTCAAAGCTTCCGGCCTGCCGCCCGCAGCGGAGGCCGCCACCGCATACGAGGACGATGCCGACATTCCGGACTGGGCCAGAGGCGCGGTGTCCGCCGCCGAGAAAAGCGGCATTATCGTCGTCGGCGGCAGGACGGACGGCGACTTCGCCCCGGGCGCGTTCGCCACGCGGGCCGAAGCGGCGGCCTGGATCGTCCGGATGCTGGACGCTGCGGGCCGGAAGTAG